A DNA window from Castanea sativa cultivar Marrone di Chiusa Pesio chromosome 7, ASM4071231v1 contains the following coding sequences:
- the LOC142642948 gene encoding copper-transporting ATPase RAN1, translating into MAPGLRDLQLTRLAGADEESGDLEDVRLLDSYEDTGSFNRIEEGMRTIQVRVTGMTCAACSNSVESALNSVNGVLRASVALLQNRADVVFDPNLVKDEDVKNAIEDAGFEAEILPEPGTFGTKPHGALVGQFTIGGMTCAACVNSVEGILRNLPGVKRAVVALATSLGEVEYDPTVISKDDIVNAIEDAGFEGSLVQSSEQDKIILGVTGIYTEMDVQLLEGILIHLKGVRQFRFDKMTREVEVLFDPEVVSSRSLVDGIEAGSNGQFKLNVTSPYARMTSKDVEEASKMFRLFTSSLFLSIPVFLIRVVCPHIPRVYTLLLWRCGPFQMGDWLKWLLVSLVQFVIGKRFYIAAARALRNGSTNMDVLVALGTSASYFYSVYALLYGAVTGFWSPTYFETSAMLITFVLLGKYLECLAKGKTSDAIKKLVELAPATAVLLFMDKGGKSIGEREIDALLIQPGDTLKVLPGTKVPADGVVAWGSSYVNESMVTGESVPVLKEVDSLVIGGTINLHGALHIKATKVGGDAVLSQIISLVETAQMSKAPIQKFADFVASIFVPTVVALAVLTLLGWYIGGALGAYPEQWLPEKGNHFVFALMFGISVVVIACPCALGLATPTAVMVATGVGANNGVLIKGGDALERAQKIKYVIFDKTGTLTQGKATVTTAKVFTGMDRGEFLRLVASAEASSEHPLAKAIMEYARHFHFFDEPSATKDSPKHNKETNSGWLFDVLEFSALPGKGVQCFIDGKLLLVGNRKLMTESGITIPTHVEDFLVELEESAKTGILVAYDNSLIGVLGVADPLKREAAVVVEGLKKMNVMPVMVTGDNWRTARAVAREVGIQDVMAEVMPAGKADVIRSFQNDGSVVAMVGDGINDSPALAASDVGMAIGAGTDIAIEAADYVLMRNNLEDVITAIDLSRKTFARIRLNYVFAMAYNVVAIPIAAGVLYPSLRIMLPPWAAGACMALSSVSVVCSSLLLRRYKKPRLTTILEITVE; encoded by the exons ATGGCGCCGGGTTTAAGGGACCTCCAGCTCACAAGACTCGCCGGCGCCGATGAAGAATCCGGCGACTTGGAGGACGTGCGCCTTCTAGATTCCTACGAGGATACCGGTAGTTTCAATAGAATTGAAGAGGGGATGAGAACAATTCAGGTCAGAGTTACAGGGATGACCTGTGCTGCTTGCTCCAATTCTGTTGAGTCAGCTCTCAATAGCGTTAATGGGGTTCTTAGAGCCTCCGTGGCCTTGCTTCAGAACCGGGCTGATGTGGTCTTCGATCCCAATTTGGTTAAG GATGAAGATGTTAAGAATGCAATTGAGGATGCGGGCTTTGAGGCGGAGATTCTACCTGAACCTGGTACTTTTGGAACAAAGCCACATGGAGCTCTGGTGGGGCAATTCACAATAGGAGGTATGACATGTGCAGCCTGTGTGAACTCTGTTGAAGGTATTTTGAGAAATCTTCCTGGTGTCAAAAGGGCAGTAGTCGCCTTGGCCACATCACTAGGGGAAGTTGAGTATGATCCCACTGTCATTAGTAAGGATGATATTGTCAATGCAATTGAAGATGCTGGTTTCGAAGGTTCACTTGTACAGAGTAGTGAGCAGGACAAAATCATACTAGGGGTTACTGGCATATACACCGAGATGGATGTACAGCTTTTAGAAGGCATACTTATCCACTTGAAAGGAGTGAGACAATTTCGTTTTGACAAAATGACAAGAGAAGTTGAAGTTCTCTTTGATCCTGAAGTTGTCAGTTCTAGATCCTTAGTTGATGGGATTGAGGCAGGAAGCAATGGGCAGTTCAAATTAAATGTAACGAGCCCTTATGCAAGAATGACTTCCAAAGATGTTGAAGAAGCCTCAAAAATGTTTCGGCTTTTCACTTCCAGTTTGTTTCTCAGT ATTCCTGTCTTTCTCATAAGGGTAGTTTGTCCTCACATACCACGGGTTTATACCTTATTGCTGTGGCGATGTGGACCCTTCCAAATGGGGGATTGGTTGAAGTGGTTATTGGTGAGTCTTGTCCAATTTGTTATTGGAAAACGCTTCTACATTGCAGCTGCCAGAGCTCTTCGAAATGGATCAACTAACATGGATGTTTTGGTTGCATTGGGAACTTCAGCCTCTTACTTCTACTCTGTATATGCTCTTCTATATGGTGCAGTCACTGGATTTTGGTCTCCAACATACTTTGAAACAAGTGCCATGCTGATAACATTTGTGTTGTTGGGGAAGTATTTGGAGTGCCTCGCCAAGGGAAAAACGTCAGATGCCATCAAGAAGTTAGTGGAACTTGCGCCAGCAACAGCAGTGTTACTTTTTATGGACAAAG GTGGGAAGAGTATTGGAGAAAGGGAAATAGATGCTTTGCTAATTCAACCTGGTGACACTTTAAAAGTTCTTCCTGGAACAAAGGTTCCTGCTGATGGTGTGGTTGCGTGGGGTTCGAGTTATGTTAATGAGAGTATGGTAACTGGTGAATCTGTACCTGTTTTAAAGGAGGTTGATTCATTGGTTATTGGAGGTACAATAAATTTACATGGTGCCCTTCACATAAAAGCTACTAAAGTAGGAGGTGATGCAGTTTTAAGCCAGATAATTAGTTTGGTTGAGACAGCCCAAATGTCAAAAGCTCCTATTCAGAAGTTTGCTGATTTT GTAGCAAGCATATTTGTTCCTACAGTTGTTGCTTTGGCAGTGTTAACATTATTGGGTTG GTATATTGGTGGTGCTCTTGGAGCTTATCCAGAACAATGGCTACCAGAAAAAGGAAATCACTTTGTATTTGCCCTCATGTTTGGAATATCAGTGGTGGTTATTGCATGTCCTTGTGCTCTTGGCTTGGCGACGCCAACTGCTGTCATGGTTGCAACAGGGGTAGGGGCTAATAATGGTGTGCTGATAAAAGGAGGAGATGCTTTGGAAAGGGCTCAAAAGATTAAGTATGTGATATTTGATAAAACAGGCACCCTAACCCAGGGAAAAGCCACGGTTACAACAGCAAAAGTTTTTACAGGAATGGATCGTGGAGAATTTCTTAGATTGGTGGCCTCTGCGGAG GCTAGCAGTGAACACCCGTTGGCGAAAGCAATAATGGAATATGCACGccattttcatttctttgatgAACCTTCTGCAACCAAGGATTCTCCAAAACATAACAAAGAGACAAATTCCGGATGGCTTTTTGATGTCTTGGAATTCTCTGCTCTGCCAGGAAAAGGTGTCCAATGCTTTATAGATGGAAAACTTCTTTTG GTTGGTAATCGGAAACTGATGACTGAAAGTGGAATCACTATTCCAACCCATGTTGAAGATTTTTTAGTAGAGCTTGAAGAAAGTGCCAAGACTGGCATACTCGTTGCATATGACAATAGCTTAATTGGTGTTTTGGGAGTTGCAGATCCACTAAAGAGAGAAGCTGCTGTGGTTGTAGAGGGCCTTAAGAAAATGAATGTCATGCCGGTCATGGTTACAGGGGACAATTGGAGAACAGCTAGGGCTGTTGCTAGGGAG GTTGGCATTCAAGATGTAATGGCAGAGGTAATGCCGGCGGGAAAAGCTGATGTTATCCGATCATTCCAAAATGATGGGAGCGTAGTTGCAATGGTGGGTGATGGAATCAACGACTCCCCTGCGCTAGCTGCTTCTGATGTTGGTATGGCAATTGGCGCTGGGACAGATATTGCAATAGAAGCTGCTGATTATGTATTGATGAGAAATAACTTGGAAGATGTAATCACAGCCATTGATCTCTCAAGGAAGACCTTTGCACGTATTCGATTGAATTATGTGTTTGCCATGGCCTACAATGTGGTTGCAATCCCCATAGCTGCTGGGGTTTTATATCCTTCTCTAAGGATCATGTTACCACCATGGGCAGCTGGTGCATGTATGGCTCTCTCATCTGTAAGTGTAGTATGCTCTTCTTTGCTTCTTAGGAGATACAAAAAACCCAGACTTACAACCATACTAGAAATAACTGTAGAGTAG